One Metopolophium dirhodum isolate CAU unplaced genomic scaffold, ASM1992520v1 scaffold1, whole genome shotgun sequence DNA segment encodes these proteins:
- the LOC132953229 gene encoding uncharacterized protein LOC132953229 → MPRMKNMELKDFTTGTWNVRTLYKPGNLTTAILELERYRLDIIAIQEVRWTGEGSLKIGNWTVFHSGGDEHQGGVGFIVNDKILHRVKKFKAVNDRICHMELECRWFNVILINGYAPTEDKEDEVKDIFLRKFRK, encoded by the coding sequence ATGCCTCGGATGAAAAATATGGAGCTTAAGGATTTTACAACTGGAACCTGGAACGTACGAACATTATATAAACCTGGAAATTTGACGACAGCGATATTGGAACTTGAACGATATCGGCTGGACATTATTGCGATTCAAGAAGTAAGGTGGACGGGAGAAGGAAgcttaaaaattggaaattggaCGGTGTTCCATAGTGGTGGCGATGAACACCAGGGTGGTGTTGGTTTCATTgtgaatgataaaatattacatagagTTAAGAAGTTTAAGGCAGTGAATGACAGAATTTGTCATATGGAGCTGGAGTGCCGGTGGTTTAACGTGATACTAATTAACGGGTACGCCCCAACTGAAGACAAAGAAGATGAAgtcaaagatatttttttacgaaaatttAGAAAATGA
- the LOC132953227 gene encoding uncharacterized protein LOC132953227, whose protein sequence is MGACTISKIVHEVCLVIWEEFVHDFMPVPTKQHWEKVAKDYYNRWGFPNCIGSLDGKHCQIKCPKNSGSSYFNYLKYFSLVLQGVADADKKFLTVEVGARGKQSDGGTFASSALFHLMDSNSLNVPPEKNLPGTNIKVPHVLIGDEAYPLKPYLMRPFPSRTLTPAKERFNDNLSRARKCIECTFGILRAKWRLLGKEIEVSSKKAVIIIKCMCLLHNIVREKDGDTDLDYCNVMLDTHNNYWENENLNQRARGTNALQRAKEVRDAFVDYFLNNAS, encoded by the coding sequence ATGGGTGCATGTACCATATCAAAGATTGTTCATGAAGTTTGTCTAGTCATATGGGAAGAATTTGTACATGACTTTATGCCAGTTCCTACAAAACAACATTGGGAAAAAGTTGCTAAGGACTATTATAATCGATGGGGTTTTCCGAACTGCATTGGGTCTTTAGATGGGAAACATTGCCAAATTAAGTGTCCAAAAAATTCAGGATCGAGCTACTTCAATTATCTCAAATACTTTTCATTGGTTCTACAAGGAGTTGCAGATGCAGACAAAAAGTTTTTGACAGTTGAGGTAGGAGCAAGAGGAAAGCAGAGCGATGGAGGAACATTTGCATCTTCGGCACTTTTTCATTTAATGGATAGTAATAGTTTAAATGTACCACctgaaaaaaatttaccagGAACAAATATCAAGGTACCTCATGTTTTAATCGGAGATGAAGCCTACCCGTTAAAGCCATATTTAATGAGACCTTTTCCTTCCCGAACCTTAACACCGGCAAAAGAacgttttaatgataatttatcaaGAGCGCGTAAATGTATTGAATGTACATTTGGAATATTACGTGCCAAATGGAGATTGCTTGGAAAGGAGATCGAGGTCAGTTCAAAAAAAgccgtaattataattaaatgtatgtgTTTATTGCATAACATTGTCAGAGAAAAAGATGGCGATACTGATTTAGACTATTGTAATGTTATGTTGGACACACATAACAATTATtgggaaaatgaaaatttaaatcaacgAGCAAGAGGTACAAATGCTCTTCAAAGGGCAAAAGAAGTAAGAGATGCATTCgtggattattttttaaataacgcaTCATGA
- the LOC132953228 gene encoding uncharacterized protein LOC132953228: MRRRKLFADGVVRSKPKTKSSAPDKDYGLAEPLDDLFSLSPEAFAEKKTAFLKNLDDVDIDEVEQITRGQSQCDAWRNDRRKRLTASKFGEICKMRENTSCKIKVHNILYKYPTMCKSMSYGIEMEPHARRQFEELKGLAVRTCGLFIDREFSYLAASPDGLIDDDEILEIKCPFVAKDTKSAIEAVENKLLSYCTINEQGNILLKKDHNIYFYQVMGQLRVTK, from the exons ATGAGACGACGAAAACTTTTCGCTGATGGAGTGGTACGATCcaaaccgaaaacaaaatctAGTGCGCCGGACAAAGATTATGGCTTAGCAGAGCCTTTGGATGACCTTTTTAGTCTCAGCCCAGAAGCTTTTgctgaaaaaaaaacagcatttttaaaaaatctggaTGATGTCGACATAGACGAGGTTGAACAAATAACGAGAGGACAGAGTCAATGCGATGCATGGAGAAACGACCGTCGAAAAAGATTAACAGCGTCTAAGTTTGgagaaatatgtaaaatgaGAGAGAACACTAGCTGTAAAATCAAAgtccataacattttatataagtatccGACAATGTGTAAATCAATGAGCTATGGTATTGAAATGGAGCCTCATGCTAGGAGACAGTTTGAAGAATTGAAAGGGTTGGCCGTACGTACTTGTGGTTTGTTTATTGACCGAGAATTCTCTTATTTGGCTGCAAGCCctg ATGGATTAATAGATGATGATGAAATACTAGAAATTAAGTGTCCATTTGTAGCAAAAGATACAAAGAGTGCCATTGAAGCAGTGGaaaataaattg ctATCATATTGCACCATCAATGAACAAggcaatattttacttaaaaaagaccataatatatacttttaccAAGTGATGGGTCAATTACGGgtcacaaaataa
- the LOC132953226 gene encoding uncharacterized protein LOC132953226 — protein sequence MRKQFPWRRNEIKAKWKNLKDKFRKELQKEPVRRSGDGGSDYKSKWQFFNQMMFVKDSLMPSCLSGNLVTAEEQNIQSPIFEETNDDGHCIESDIDVMGTSSITDVLSPSAESTKHSLSMPKSKKKKRRADEDDTHTFLELEKQKIAILQRAQERETKTNDDPDAQFLLSFLPYIKEFDPLEKLEVRTQIQNVVLNAYRMKKNVHQNNYQPYLLPSSTAAFPFTTNESSQWVLPNNTTTTRSNSIDQNVPITSSLRNNQNSELMLPVNNQTTELMLPVNSQDPYNHILPEPF from the exons atgcgaaagcagttcccgTGGCGCC gtaatgaAATAAAAGCTAAGTGGAAAAACTTAAAAGACAAATTTAGAAAAGAGTTGCAAAAAGAACCAGTTCGTCGTTCTGGTGATGGTGGTAGTGATTACAAATCAAAATGGCAATTTTTCAATCAGATGATGTTTGTTAAAGATTCATTAATGCCCAGTTGTTTGTCCGGAAATCTTGTTACTGCAGAAGAGCAAAATATCCAATCACCTATATTTGAGGAAACTAACGATGATGGTCACTGCATCGAAAGCGATATTGATGTAATGGGTACTAGTAGTATAACTGACGTATTATCACCCTCAGCTGAATCAACAAAACATTCACTTTCTATgccaaaatccaaaaaaaagaaaaggcGCGCCGATGAAGACGACACTCACACATTTTTGGAactggaaaaacaaaaaatagctATACTTCAAAGAGCACAGGAACGAgaaactaaaacaaatgatgATCCAGATGCACAGTTCCTATTAAGTTTCCTACCATACATTAAAGAATTTGATCCACTAGAAAAACTGGAGGTAAGGACTCAAATTCAGAATGTAGTGTTGAATGCCtatagaatgaaaaaaaatgttcatcaaaataattaccAGCCTTATCTACTCCCTTCATCAACCGCAGCCTTTCCGTTTACAACTAACGAATCATCTCAGTGGGTTTTACCTAACAACACTACTACAACTAGGTCCAACTCCATTGATCAAAATGTACCGATTACTTCAAGTTTGAGAAATAATCAGAATTCTGAGTTAATGTTGCCGGTAAATAATCAGACTACTGAGTTAATGTTGCCGGTAAATAGTCAAGATCCTTATAATCATATTCTACCGGaaccattttga